One region of Primulina tabacum isolate GXHZ01 chromosome 1, ASM2559414v2, whole genome shotgun sequence genomic DNA includes:
- the LOC142542926 gene encoding bZIP transcription factor 12-like, with protein sequence MAYSKVMASSSPPNPDLPAQTSSPALHSAANLQSDYSRGFGSMNMEDILNNIYSDSDSFAPENNSGEGMKNGSKTVDEVWRDIVSGGAGAGEPAMTLEVFLAKAGVVNEEDVGVSEAVKMAPAPPPQPQMDMMSSATGVPAVQFAPVVCVQNGMGAGGFGMEFGNGVAAVGGGGGGGKGKRRATVEEAPLDKATQQKQRRMIKNRESAARSRERKQAYTVELESQVTKLEDENSELLIEEVELKRQRYKQLMENLIPVTEKRRPPRVLRRIHSMNW encoded by the exons ATGGCGTATTCAAAGGTGATGGCTTCGAGTTCACCGCCCAATCCGGATCTGCCAGCTCAGACCTCGTCTCCCGCTTTACATTCTGCTGCAAATCTTCAATCGGATTACAGTCGGGGATTCGGGTCCATGAACATGGAGGATATACTCAATAATATCTACTCAGATTCTGATTCTTTCGCGCCGGAGAACAACTCCGGTGAGGGTATGAAGAATGGGAGTAAGACGGTGGACGAGGTGTGGAGGGATATTGTGAGCGGAGGCGCCGGGGCTGGGGAACCGGCGATGACGCTGGAGGTTTTTCTGGCGAAGGCCGGGGTGGTGAATGAGGAGGATGTTGGGGTCTCGGAGGCGGTGAAGATGGCTCCGGCTCCGCCGCCGCAACCGCAGATGGATATGATGAGTTCTGCAACAGGGGTCCCGGCGGTTCAGTTTGCCCCGGTTGTGTGCGTGCAGAATGGCATGGGTGCGGGAGGGTTTGGAATGGAGTTCGGGAATGGTGTGGCTGCTGTGGGCGGAGGCGGAGGCGGAGGCAAAGGGAAGAGGAGGGCGACGGTGGAGGAGGCGCCGCTGGACAAGGCCACTCAGCAGAAGCAGAGGAGAATGATCAAGAATAGGGAATCGGCCGCTAGGTCCAGGGAGAGAAAACAG GCTTATACTGTGGAGTTGGAGTCACAGGTGACAAAACTAGAGGATGAAAACTCGGAGCTTTTGATAGAAGAG GTTGAATTGAAGAGGCAGCGATATAAACAG CTCATGGAGAACCTAATTCCAGTTACCGAGAAAAGAAGGCCTCCAAGAGTTTTGCGTAGAATTCATTCGATGAACTGGTAA
- the LOC142542933 gene encoding tubby-like F-box protein 8, with the protein MSFRSIARDIRDSFGSLSRRSFDVRLSGHHRDKSHGSFHDLDDQHLVIQNSRWANLPPELLFDVIKRLEESESAWPARKHVVACASVCRSWRITCKEIVRNPEFCGKLTFPVSLKQPGHRDGTIQCFIKRDKSNLTYHLFLCLSPALLVENGKFLLSAKRTRRTTCTEYVISMDADNISRSSSTYIGKLRSNFLGTKFIVYDTQPPDVYSHIPPPGRTSRRFYTKKVSPKVPTGNYIIAQITYELNVLGTRGPRRMNCVMHSIPMSSLEPGGVVPGQPELPRRPLEDSFRSITFSKSLDHSTEFSSSRFSEIAGLSNEDDDDNKLRPLVLKNKSPRWHEQLQCWCLNFRGRVTVASVKNFQLIPATQPAATAPPPTTSQPAQSDHDKIILQFGKVGKDMFTMDYRYPLSAFQAFAICLSSFDTKLACE; encoded by the exons ATGTCATTCCGAAGTATAGCTCGAGACATAAGAGACAGTTTTGGGAGCTTATCTCGGAGGAGTTTTGATGTGAGATTGTCTGGTCATCATCGTGATAAGTCGCACGGTTCGTTCCATGACTTGGATGATCAGCATTTGGTAATCCAAAATAGCCGCTGGGCTAATCTGCCTCCCGAGCTACTATTTGATGTGATTAAAAGGTTGGAAGAGAGTGAGAGTGCATGGCCTGCTAGGAAGCATGTGGTTGCGTGTGCTTCTGTTTGCCGATCATGGAGGATCACGTGCAAAGAAATTGTCCGAAATCCTGAATTCTGTGGGAAGCTTACTTTTCCAGTTTCATTGAAGCAG CCTGGGCATCGTGATGGAACTATCCAATGCTTCATAAAGAGGGACAAATCTAATTTAACATATCATCTTTTCCTGTGTCTCAGTCCTG CTTTGCTTGTCGAAAATGGAAAGTTCCTTCTCTCTGCAAAAAGAACTCGCAGAACAACATGTACAGAATATGTTATCTCAATGGATGCGGACAACATTTCTAGATCAAGTAGCACATATATCGGAAAACTTAG ATCAAATTTTCTCGGCACAAAGTTTATTGTTTACGATACACAGCCTCCAGATGTGTATTCACACATCCCTCCGCCCGGGAGAACCAGCCGCAGATTCTATACCAAGAAAGTATCTCCAAAAGTCCCGACGGGAAATTACATCATCGCCCAAATCACATACGAGCTAAACGTGCTTGGGACACGTGGCCCACGTAGGATGAACTGCGTTATGCACTCAATACCCATGTCATCCCTCGAACCAGGTGGAGTCGTCCCTGGACAACCAGAACTCCCTCGAAGACCCCTCGAGGACTCTTTTCGGAGCATCACCTTCTCGAAATCTCTGGACCACTCCACTGAATTCAGCAGCTCCCGGTTCTCTGAGATTGCAGGGCTGTCGAATGAAGATGACGACGACAATAAATTGAGACCCTTGGTTCTGAAGAACAAGTCCCCCCGATGGCACGAACAGTTACAATGCTGGTGCCTCAATTTCCGAGGGCGCGTGACTGTCGCATCGGTGAAAAACTTTCAGTTGATTCCCGCCACACAACCCGCAGCAACGGCACCCCCACCGACTACCTCTCAGCCGGCTCAATCCGATCACGACAAAATCATCCTCCAGTTCGGTAAGGTAGGAAAAGACATGTTTACCATGGATTATCGATACCCGTTGTCGGCTTTTCAGGCTTTCGCGATCTGTTTGAGCAGCTTTGACACTAAATTGGCTTGTGAATAA